One region of Micromonospora ureilytica genomic DNA includes:
- a CDS encoding DNA polymerase domain-containing protein, with product MSEADETRDGVALTNLDQPLSDRDDATKRDLVDYLDAVGDRILPHLRGRPLSVIRVRPGQPPFMQKNLPRYTPDWVRRAPVWAEASHREISYALCDDRRTLLWFANQRAVEYHPTLATVADLHRPTHLILDLDPPDGDGFRAAVAAALLVRQALADAGLAGAVKTSGAKGVHVFVPVTAEATAEELAAATRALAVRAERLDPVVATTAYIKEDRGGRVFVDATRAGGATVAAVYSPRLRPGMPVSFPVDWADLTEVTPADFTIRTAPSLLADGDPWAALMPAPQPLPADLVAEGRTIPVARVQAMHEGKRRARARREAG from the coding sequence GTGAGTGAGGCTGACGAGACCCGGGACGGCGTGGCCCTGACCAACCTGGACCAGCCGCTGTCCGACCGCGATGACGCGACGAAGCGTGACCTGGTCGACTACCTCGACGCGGTCGGGGACCGGATCCTCCCGCACCTGCGGGGCCGGCCGCTGTCGGTGATCAGGGTCCGCCCCGGCCAGCCGCCGTTCATGCAGAAGAACCTGCCCCGCTACACCCCGGACTGGGTCCGCCGGGCGCCGGTCTGGGCCGAGGCGTCGCACCGGGAAATCTCGTACGCCCTCTGCGACGACCGCCGTACCCTGCTCTGGTTCGCCAACCAACGTGCGGTGGAGTACCACCCGACGCTGGCCACCGTCGCGGACCTGCACCGCCCGACCCACCTGATCCTGGACCTGGACCCGCCGGACGGTGACGGGTTCCGCGCGGCGGTCGCCGCGGCCCTGCTGGTCCGCCAGGCGCTCGCCGACGCCGGCCTGGCTGGTGCGGTCAAGACCAGCGGCGCCAAGGGCGTGCACGTCTTCGTGCCGGTGACCGCCGAGGCCACGGCCGAGGAGTTGGCCGCCGCCACCCGGGCGCTCGCCGTCCGCGCCGAACGGCTCGACCCGGTGGTGGCCACCACGGCGTACATCAAGGAGGACCGGGGTGGCCGGGTCTTCGTGGACGCCACCCGCGCGGGCGGGGCGACCGTCGCAGCCGTGTACAGCCCCCGGCTGCGCCCCGGGATGCCGGTCTCGTTCCCGGTCGACTGGGCCGACCTGACCGAGGTGACCCCCGCCGACTTCACCATCCGGACCGCGCCGTCGCTGCTCGCCGACGGCGATCCGTGGGCCGCGTTGATGCCGGCCCCGCAACCGCTCCCCGCCGATCTGGTAGCCGAGGGCCGGACCATCCCGGTGGCCCGGGTGCAGGCCATGCACGAGGGGAAGCGCCGGGCCCGCGCCCGCCGCGAGGCCGGCTGA